The Candidatus Deferrimicrobium sp. genome includes a window with the following:
- a CDS encoding ISL3 family transposase, translating into MQDRELYARILGITDPWQVERVDLKLEIGEVHIVLGHAADLLWPCPECGAMCALHDHQPERQWRHLDTCQYKTILHAAPPRSNCPEHGARVVKLPWAEPGGRFTALFEALAISWLKAASQKEVGGLLRMTWDEIHHVMACAVRRGMERREDEPVANLGVDEKSFKKRHKYLTVVNDLDRPRVLYVAPGRGKASLDGFWPTLTTEQREKIRSVSIDMWDPYIASIKKHVEDAQEKIVFDKFHVAAHLGKAVDMVRRRENRELLRHDDRRLVKTKWSWLRNGATLTDQQWRALRDADLKTARAWALKEAGMDLYLYRREHAARSFFDRWYSWAIRSRLKPMVEVATMLKKRIKNILTYVKLRTTNAKSEAINSKIQWIKYTARGYRNEANFITAIYFHCGALNMNPLAT; encoded by the coding sequence ATGCAAGATCGTGAACTGTACGCCAGGATTCTTGGGATCACCGACCCGTGGCAGGTGGAGCGAGTCGACCTGAAGTTGGAGATCGGAGAGGTGCATATCGTTCTCGGTCATGCGGCGGACCTGCTCTGGCCCTGTCCGGAATGCGGCGCCATGTGCGCGTTGCACGACCATCAGCCGGAGCGGCAATGGCGGCATTTGGACACGTGCCAGTACAAGACGATCCTTCACGCGGCCCCTCCGCGCAGCAACTGCCCGGAGCACGGCGCGCGCGTGGTGAAGCTGCCGTGGGCGGAGCCGGGAGGCCGCTTCACGGCATTGTTCGAGGCGCTGGCGATCAGCTGGCTTAAGGCAGCGAGCCAGAAAGAGGTGGGGGGTTTGCTCCGGATGACCTGGGACGAGATCCACCACGTCATGGCGTGCGCCGTGCGGCGCGGCATGGAGCGTCGCGAGGACGAACCGGTCGCGAACCTGGGTGTGGACGAGAAGTCGTTCAAGAAGCGGCACAAGTATCTGACGGTGGTCAACGACCTGGACCGTCCCCGCGTCCTGTACGTGGCGCCGGGCCGCGGCAAGGCGAGCCTGGACGGCTTCTGGCCGACGTTGACCACGGAACAGCGTGAGAAAATCCGCTCCGTGTCGATCGACATGTGGGATCCGTACATCGCCTCGATCAAGAAGCATGTCGAGGACGCGCAGGAGAAGATCGTCTTCGACAAGTTCCACGTGGCGGCGCACCTTGGGAAGGCGGTGGACATGGTCCGGCGGCGCGAGAACAGGGAACTTCTTCGCCACGACGACCGCCGGCTGGTGAAGACGAAATGGTCCTGGCTTCGCAACGGGGCCACACTTACCGACCAGCAGTGGCGGGCGTTGCGCGACGCCGACCTGAAGACGGCGCGGGCATGGGCGCTCAAGGAGGCGGGGATGGATTTGTATCTCTACCGGCGGGAACACGCCGCGCGGTCGTTCTTCGACCGCTGGTACTCGTGGGCGATTCGCTCCCGCCTCAAACCGATGGTGGAAGTGGCGACGATGCTGAAGAAGCGGATCAAGAACATCCTGACGTACGTGAAGCTTCGGACGACCAACGCCAAGAGCGAGGCGATCAACTCGAAGATCCAATGGATCAAATACACGGCGCGCGGCTACCGAAACGAGGCCAACTTCATCACGGCGATCTATTTCCACTGCGGAGCCCTCAACATGAACCCCTTAGCCACTTGA
- a CDS encoding cytochrome c — protein MNPSLACTSVFLVVASLSFGFPAAAHGPSGHHDTAAAPQDEEAMKAQHARMGNFEEAMVALGKAVILGDKTGAGKQASRLTDALGGHEKDVPHKIVSRAREFQAFYGEMMKRSAKLAADAGTGNLRKTALSYGRVLEVCASCHENFRD, from the coding sequence ATGAATCCTTCACTCGCATGTACGAGCGTTTTTCTTGTCGTCGCCTCCCTCTCCTTCGGGTTTCCCGCCGCCGCTCATGGGCCTTCCGGCCACCACGATACTGCGGCAGCGCCGCAAGACGAGGAAGCGATGAAAGCGCAGCATGCACGGATGGGGAATTTCGAGGAGGCGATGGTCGCCCTGGGCAAGGCAGTGATCCTTGGGGACAAAACCGGCGCGGGAAAACAGGCGAGCCGGTTAACGGATGCCCTCGGGGGCCACGAAAAGGACGTCCCGCACAAAATCGTTTCGCGGGCCAGGGAATTCCAGGCGTTCTACGGAGAGATGATGAAGAGATCCGCGAAGCTGGCAGCCGATGCCGGGACCGGCAACCTGCGGAAGACGGCCCTATCCTACGGCAGGGTCCTCGAAGTATGCGCCTCCTGCCATGAGAATTTCAGGGACTGA
- a CDS encoding electron transfer flavoprotein subunit alpha/FixB family protein: MTGEAKVPDRKGAIWIVAEQAGGKLAPVSLEILGQALRMAREAGGGEVAAVLVGKDAGALAGELAACGADKVFLADDRRLSPYQNDTHGAVLAKLIEREDPGVVLFGASACGEELAPTVAARLDTGLGAHCTDLDLSADGLLMMGVLGFGGRVHTEMFCPMRRPQMASVKPGMFQPAPRGERTGTVVREDVAGLLEGERIRLRAVKVVQEEPGGVPLEGAEVVVAGGFGIGGKEPWALLEDLARELSGAVGCTRPALDEGWTPGDHTMIGTSGKTVRPKVYLGFGISGSPHHMVGIKDAGVIVSVNNDPRAPVFESSDYCVVSDFRKIVPALLREIRKVKGGDVGQPSLV, translated from the coding sequence TTGACGGGGGAAGCGAAGGTGCCCGACCGGAAGGGCGCGATCTGGATCGTGGCGGAGCAGGCGGGGGGAAAGCTCGCTCCCGTGAGCCTCGAGATCCTCGGGCAGGCTCTCCGTATGGCGCGCGAGGCGGGCGGGGGCGAGGTTGCGGCGGTACTTGTCGGGAAGGACGCGGGCGCCCTGGCGGGGGAGCTCGCGGCGTGCGGCGCCGACAAGGTGTTCCTGGCCGACGACCGGCGTCTTTCGCCGTACCAGAACGACACCCACGGCGCGGTGCTGGCCAAACTCATCGAACGGGAGGACCCCGGAGTCGTCCTGTTCGGGGCCAGCGCATGCGGGGAGGAGCTGGCGCCCACGGTGGCGGCCCGCCTCGACACCGGGCTTGGAGCCCACTGCACGGACCTCGATCTTTCGGCCGACGGCCTGCTGATGATGGGAGTCCTCGGGTTCGGGGGGCGCGTGCACACGGAGATGTTCTGCCCGATGAGGCGCCCGCAGATGGCGAGCGTCAAGCCGGGGATGTTTCAGCCCGCGCCCCGCGGGGAGCGGACGGGGACCGTCGTGCGCGAGGACGTCGCCGGGTTGCTGGAAGGGGAGAGGATCCGCCTTCGCGCGGTCAAGGTCGTCCAGGAGGAGCCGGGAGGGGTGCCGCTCGAAGGGGCCGAGGTCGTCGTGGCGGGCGGCTTCGGGATCGGCGGGAAGGAGCCGTGGGCGCTCCTCGAGGATCTGGCCCGCGAGCTGTCCGGCGCCGTGGGGTGCACCCGCCCCGCGCTCGACGAGGGGTGGACCCCCGGCGATCACACGATGATCGGGACGAGCGGCAAGACCGTGCGCCCGAAGGTCTACCTCGGTTTCGGGATCTCCGGGTCCCCGCACCACATGGTGGGGATCAAGGACGCGGGAGTCATCGTTAGCGTCAACAACGACCCGCGCGCGCCGGTGTTCGAGTCGTCCGACTACTGCGTCGTCTCCGATTTCCGGAAGATCGTCCCGGCCCTCCTCCGGGAGATCCGCAAGGTGAAGGGGGGCGACGTCGGTCAGCCGTCCCTGGTTTGA
- a CDS encoding electron transfer flavoprotein subunit beta/FixA family protein — MSGFHIVVLVKPVPDPGCYDRVEIDPATGVLARQGMPSVLNPSDRHALEEALVLQERHGGRVTLVSMTPESSAETLREALAMGGDEAVVLSDRVFAGSDSLATSRVLAAGIAKVAPFDLVLAGNESADGGTVHVPSQVGELLGVAHLANVIRLEVDADGSVRARTRIENGYVEVEGAFPMVLGVRREINTPRYTSLMGVIASQGKPIRVLGAEDLGVDRSGVGMEGSNMRPGKLSRPSYRRKGERVKGDPEEAVLRIVGILRAEGVLG, encoded by the coding sequence ATGAGCGGGTTCCACATCGTCGTCCTGGTCAAGCCGGTCCCGGATCCCGGGTGCTACGACCGCGTCGAGATCGACCCCGCGACCGGGGTGCTCGCGCGGCAGGGGATGCCGTCGGTGCTCAACCCCTCCGACCGGCACGCGCTGGAGGAGGCGCTCGTCCTCCAGGAGCGGCACGGGGGGCGCGTCACGCTGGTCAGCATGACACCGGAGAGCTCGGCGGAGACGCTGCGGGAGGCGCTGGCGATGGGGGGCGACGAGGCGGTGGTCTTGAGCGACCGCGTCTTCGCGGGGTCCGACTCGCTGGCCACTTCCAGGGTTCTCGCCGCCGGAATCGCGAAGGTCGCCCCGTTCGACCTGGTGCTGGCGGGAAACGAAAGCGCGGACGGCGGAACCGTGCACGTCCCCTCGCAGGTGGGGGAGTTGCTGGGGGTTGCCCACCTGGCGAACGTCATCCGGCTGGAGGTCGACGCGGACGGGAGCGTCCGGGCGCGCACCCGGATCGAGAACGGGTACGTGGAAGTGGAAGGGGCGTTCCCGATGGTGCTGGGCGTCCGCAGGGAGATCAACACGCCGCGCTACACCTCGCTGATGGGGGTCATCGCCTCCCAAGGGAAGCCGATCCGCGTCCTCGGGGCGGAGGATCTCGGCGTCGATCGCTCCGGGGTCGGGATGGAGGGGTCGAACATGCGGCCGGGGAAACTGAGCCGGCCTTCGTATCGCCGGAAGGGGGAACGCGTGAAGGGCGATCCGGAAGAGGCCGTCCTGCGGATCGTCGGTATCCTTCGCGCGGAAGGGGTGCTCGGTTGA
- a CDS encoding acyl-CoA dehydrogenase family protein, whose product MAELKFTQQQEMLRKAVREFVEKEVKPVAARLDVESRFPMDIFLKMGELGFAGVFVPRQYGGAGLGMTERAIILEELGRHAAGLAMALMTHHLGVDAILSYGTEEQKNKYLPDLAAGKKITGLAVTEPTGGSDVAGQLATAVRDNGNWVINGRKCFITNSSNAEVNVITARTGEDAKGRPAFSAFIVENGVEGFSPGREEDKVGLRGSSTGDLLMNGCKVGDASLLGSEGNGMKMALALFTKIGRTGMAAIGLGIIRACLEDGVKFAKDRVLYGKPLSKLQAIQFEIARIRIDYEAARLLTYNAVGLKEGGAGADAEIAAAKYFATEGAVRAAKRTMDLMGGYGVINEYPVGRYMRDALTTISCGGTSHIMQIIVAGQTLN is encoded by the coding sequence ATGGCGGAGCTGAAGTTCACCCAGCAGCAGGAGATGCTGCGGAAGGCCGTTCGAGAGTTCGTCGAGAAGGAAGTCAAGCCGGTCGCCGCGAGGCTCGATGTGGAATCCCGCTTCCCGATGGATATTTTCCTGAAGATGGGGGAGCTTGGGTTCGCGGGGGTCTTCGTGCCCCGGCAATACGGGGGGGCGGGGCTCGGGATGACGGAGCGCGCGATCATCCTGGAGGAACTGGGCCGTCACGCGGCGGGGCTGGCGATGGCGTTGATGACCCACCACCTGGGAGTGGACGCGATCCTGTCGTACGGGACGGAGGAGCAGAAGAATAAATATCTCCCGGACCTCGCGGCGGGAAAGAAGATCACGGGCCTTGCGGTGACGGAACCCACCGGCGGGTCCGACGTCGCCGGGCAGCTGGCGACGGCGGTTCGCGACAACGGCAACTGGGTGATCAACGGCCGGAAATGCTTCATCACGAACAGCTCCAACGCCGAAGTCAACGTGATCACCGCGCGCACGGGCGAGGACGCGAAAGGCCGACCGGCGTTTTCCGCGTTCATCGTGGAAAACGGGGTGGAGGGATTTTCCCCGGGCCGCGAGGAGGACAAGGTTGGATTGAGGGGATCCTCCACCGGAGACCTTCTGATGAACGGATGCAAGGTCGGTGACGCATCGCTGCTGGGCAGCGAGGGGAACGGCATGAAGATGGCCCTGGCGCTGTTCACGAAAATCGGGCGCACGGGGATGGCCGCGATCGGCCTGGGAATCATCCGGGCGTGCCTGGAAGACGGGGTGAAGTTCGCCAAGGATCGCGTGCTCTACGGGAAACCGCTCTCAAAACTGCAGGCGATCCAGTTCGAGATCGCCCGGATCCGGATCGACTACGAAGCGGCGAGGCTGCTGACCTACAACGCCGTCGGACTGAAAGAGGGGGGCGCCGGGGCGGATGCCGAGATCGCGGCGGCCAAATACTTCGCGACCGAGGGCGCCGTGCGGGCGGCGAAGCGGACGATGGACCTCATGGGCGGGTATGGCGTCATCAACGAATACCCCGTGGGCCGGTACATGCGGGACGCCCTGACCACCATTTCGTGCGGGGGAACCTCCCACATCATGCAGATCATCGTCGCCGGCCAGACGCTGAATTAG
- a CDS encoding 4-hydroxyphenylacetate 3-hydroxylase N-terminal domain-containing protein: MALRTREQYLASLKGMRPNIHKFGELIQDITTHPATRRVVESHARAFDAAFDPKFSEIFTATSSFTGEKIHRFNSLMTSLDETVSNMKLKRASYRRTGTCSGGTCVGWNAANVLWAITQEVDRECGTGYQERLKKWLLHSQEKGLVVAGALTDAKGDRSLKPSQQPNQDSNLRVVEVRKDGIVVRGAKVMIAGAAASDEIFVVPGTAYGRDEKYFSVAFVIPRDVEGLTIVEARRASDGRELDEGFDIPETGTTQGYLFFENVFVPNERVFLFGEYQFTGKFIQYFTANYRSCIGACVAGQGDVMIGAAMLMARANGLQVKTFQNKLVEMAVNNETTYSAGIGALTQGRQHPSGVWIADSLAAHTNKILVATLPYQTKRICQDICGGIAETGCFPSYKDYSSPKYGGLIRKYLKAGQKVSAESRARAARLVEWLTLGAGVPGTMHGGGSPDGARIVVRLESAFEEYADYAAKVAGITEAVPEPERNK; encoded by the coding sequence ATGGCATTGCGGACGAGAGAGCAGTACCTCGCATCCCTGAAGGGGATGCGCCCGAACATCCACAAGTTCGGGGAGCTGATCCAGGACATCACGACCCACCCGGCGACCCGTCGCGTGGTCGAGAGCCACGCGAGGGCGTTTGACGCCGCGTTCGACCCGAAGTTCTCCGAGATCTTCACCGCGACCTCGTCGTTCACCGGGGAGAAGATCCACCGCTTCAATTCCCTCATGACGTCGCTCGACGAGACCGTCTCCAACATGAAGCTCAAGCGCGCCAGCTACCGGCGGACGGGTACCTGCTCCGGCGGGACGTGCGTGGGCTGGAACGCCGCCAACGTCCTGTGGGCGATCACGCAGGAGGTCGACCGGGAGTGCGGGACGGGGTACCAGGAGCGATTGAAGAAATGGCTCCTCCACTCACAGGAGAAGGGGCTGGTGGTGGCCGGTGCGCTGACCGACGCCAAGGGGGACAGAAGCCTCAAGCCGTCGCAGCAGCCGAACCAGGACAGCAACCTCCGCGTCGTCGAGGTGAGGAAGGACGGGATCGTGGTCCGCGGGGCGAAGGTGATGATCGCGGGGGCGGCCGCGTCCGACGAGATCTTCGTCGTGCCGGGGACCGCGTACGGGAGGGACGAGAAATATTTCTCGGTCGCGTTCGTGATACCGAGGGATGTGGAGGGGCTCACCATCGTGGAGGCGCGCCGCGCGAGCGACGGCAGGGAGCTCGATGAGGGATTCGACATCCCCGAGACCGGCACCACCCAGGGGTACCTCTTCTTCGAGAACGTGTTCGTCCCGAACGAGCGGGTCTTCCTGTTCGGCGAATACCAGTTCACGGGGAAGTTCATCCAGTACTTCACGGCGAACTACCGGTCGTGCATCGGGGCGTGCGTGGCGGGGCAGGGCGACGTGATGATCGGCGCGGCGATGTTGATGGCGCGGGCCAACGGCCTGCAGGTCAAGACCTTCCAGAACAAGCTGGTGGAGATGGCGGTCAACAACGAAACCACCTATAGCGCCGGGATCGGCGCGCTGACGCAGGGCCGGCAGCATCCCTCGGGGGTTTGGATCGCCGACTCCCTGGCCGCGCACACGAACAAGATTCTGGTGGCGACCCTGCCGTACCAGACCAAGCGGATCTGCCAGGACATCTGCGGCGGGATCGCCGAGACCGGCTGTTTCCCGTCCTACAAGGATTACTCCAGCCCCAAGTACGGCGGCCTGATCAGGAAATATCTCAAGGCCGGTCAGAAGGTATCGGCGGAGAGCCGCGCGCGCGCGGCGCGGTTGGTGGAGTGGCTTACGCTGGGAGCCGGCGTTCCGGGAACGATGCACGGAGGCGGCTCGCCCGACGGGGCGAGGATCGTGGTGCGGCTCGAGTCGGCGTTCGAGGAGTACGCCGACTACGCCGCGAAGGTGGCGGGAATCACCGAGGCGGTGCCGGAGCCCGAGAGGAACAAATAG
- a CDS encoding phenylacetate--CoA ligase family protein, with the protein MSKHRLWTPNGYAPYWDEGLETMPREKIREMQLGLLKETMSLAYERSAFYRKSFDAAGVSPASVRGLDDLEKFPLIDKKVLRERQEAAPPYGDMVCVPTDEIVYISASSGSTGVPTASPFTWRDFEEWQDYEARLFWSSGLRPTDTYCHSLQFTMFVGGPDVVGAMKVGALCLWAGAIPSERLLDIFTKWKPTAIWTTPSYAWYLGETAQSQGIDLRKDLAVRKIFVAGEPGGSIPETRRRIEELWGASLFDYYGLSDIFGACAGMCEKREGLHWAEDHILVEVLDQDTGRPVAEGERGELVLTSLKKRARPLIRFRTGDIVSLTTGLCGCGRTHLRLHGIHGRVDDMLIISGLNVFPSDIETFVRKNQDLTGEYRLVVNEEKHLAHLTVEVEHVEGYPGEIEELTRRVVHDIFKVLGIKPRVKVLPPNTLERATHKAKRVMDLRVKP; encoded by the coding sequence ATGTCGAAACACAGGTTGTGGACGCCAAACGGTTATGCGCCGTACTGGGATGAGGGGCTCGAGACGATGCCACGGGAGAAGATCCGCGAGATGCAGCTCGGGCTCCTCAAGGAGACGATGTCGCTTGCGTACGAACGCTCCGCCTTTTACCGGAAGAGCTTCGACGCGGCGGGTGTGTCTCCCGCCAGCGTCCGGGGGCTGGACGACCTGGAGAAGTTCCCGCTCATCGACAAGAAGGTCCTGAGGGAGCGGCAGGAGGCGGCGCCGCCGTACGGCGACATGGTGTGCGTTCCTACCGACGAGATCGTCTACATCTCGGCGTCCAGCGGCTCCACAGGGGTGCCGACCGCATCGCCGTTCACGTGGCGGGACTTCGAGGAGTGGCAGGATTACGAGGCCCGCCTCTTCTGGTCTTCCGGCCTTCGCCCGACCGACACGTACTGCCACTCGCTGCAGTTCACCATGTTCGTCGGCGGACCCGACGTCGTCGGCGCGATGAAGGTGGGCGCGCTGTGCCTGTGGGCGGGGGCGATCCCGTCGGAGCGGCTGCTCGACATCTTCACGAAGTGGAAGCCGACCGCCATCTGGACAACCCCGTCGTATGCCTGGTACCTCGGGGAGACGGCGCAGTCGCAGGGAATCGACCTCCGCAAGGACCTGGCGGTCCGGAAGATCTTCGTGGCCGGCGAGCCCGGCGGATCGATCCCCGAGACGCGCCGGCGGATCGAGGAGTTGTGGGGGGCGTCCCTGTTCGACTACTACGGGCTCTCCGACATCTTCGGCGCGTGCGCGGGGATGTGCGAGAAGCGGGAAGGGCTGCACTGGGCGGAGGACCACATCCTGGTGGAGGTCCTCGACCAGGACACCGGGAGGCCGGTCGCGGAAGGGGAGCGGGGGGAGCTCGTCCTCACGTCCCTGAAGAAGCGGGCGAGGCCGCTGATCCGATTCCGCACGGGGGACATCGTGTCGCTCACGACCGGCCTGTGCGGTTGCGGGAGGACACACCTGCGGCTCCACGGGATCCACGGCCGCGTGGACGACATGCTGATCATCAGCGGTCTGAACGTCTTCCCGAGCGACATAGAAACGTTCGTGAGGAAAAACCAGGATCTCACCGGCGAGTATCGCCTGGTGGTCAACGAGGAGAAGCACCTGGCGCACCTCACCGTGGAGGTGGAGCACGTCGAAGGGTACCCGGGGGAGATCGAAGAGCTCACCCGGAGGGTCGTGCACGACATCTTCAAGGTCCTCGGGATCAAGCCGCGGGTCAAGGTCCTGCCTCCCAATACCCTGGAGCGGGCGACCCACAAGGCGAAGCGGGTGATGGACCTGCGCGTGAAACCTTAA
- a CDS encoding ABC transporter ATP-binding protein: MGRDMLAMNGVCCYYGQGQVLHGTTLEVREGELVGLVGRNGVGKTTTLKAIMGMIPARAGSIAFRGEELTGVPAYRVPRRGISYVPQGRHLFPKLTVKENLEIACVTGETDPSKLEEIYGFFPRVKERLSQKAGTLSGGEQQMVAIGRALVAKPDLILLDEPTEGLMPLLVQTIAETVQAINERGISILLVEQNLKTLKEICHRIYIMEKGAIVYEGTPSEIDGAMDVQERYLSVKV; this comes from the coding sequence TTGGGACGTGACATGCTGGCGATGAACGGGGTCTGCTGCTACTACGGCCAGGGGCAGGTGCTCCACGGCACCACGCTCGAGGTGCGGGAAGGGGAGCTGGTCGGGCTGGTCGGCCGCAACGGGGTCGGGAAGACGACCACCCTGAAGGCGATCATGGGGATGATCCCGGCGCGGGCGGGATCGATCGCGTTCCGGGGCGAGGAGCTGACCGGGGTTCCCGCGTACCGCGTGCCGCGCAGGGGGATATCGTACGTTCCGCAGGGAAGGCACCTGTTCCCGAAGTTGACGGTGAAGGAGAACCTCGAGATCGCGTGCGTGACGGGGGAGACCGATCCCTCGAAGCTCGAGGAGATCTACGGCTTCTTCCCGCGCGTGAAGGAACGGCTTTCGCAGAAGGCGGGGACGCTCTCCGGCGGCGAGCAGCAGATGGTCGCCATCGGCAGGGCGCTGGTCGCCAAGCCCGACCTGATCCTGCTGGACGAGCCGACCGAGGGGCTGATGCCGCTGCTGGTCCAGACGATCGCGGAGACGGTCCAGGCGATCAACGAACGGGGCATCTCGATCCTGCTGGTCGAGCAGAACCTGAAAACCCTGAAGGAGATCTGCCACCGGATCTACATCATGGAGAAGGGGGCGATCGTCTACGAGGGGACTCCTTCGGAGATCGACGGGGCGATGGACGTCCAGGAGAGGTACCTCAGTGTCAAGGTGTAG
- a CDS encoding ABC transporter ATP-binding protein produces MPASGADVLLTLEKVCKSFGGLMAVNYVSLSVRKGELRALIGPNGAGKTTLLNLITGIHTATTGRILFKGEDITRLSPDRISHRGISRTLQITSLFSGLTVYENIWAAAQSRKRFFNPLARPERWTDVREKTGEMLELTGLADKAGTVCSELSYGDQRILEMGIALSTGPELLLLDEPTAGLSTQESMALVRRMRAMLRGQTIVLVEHDMGVVMELSDRLTVLHYGEVLVEGTPAEIMANDEVRKVYLGT; encoded by the coding sequence ATGCCGGCGAGCGGGGCCGACGTCCTCCTCACGCTGGAGAAGGTGTGCAAGAGCTTCGGTGGCCTGATGGCGGTGAACTACGTCAGCCTTTCCGTCCGGAAAGGGGAGCTGCGGGCGCTGATCGGCCCCAACGGCGCGGGGAAGACCACGCTCCTCAACCTGATCACCGGGATCCACACCGCGACCACCGGAAGGATCCTCTTCAAGGGGGAGGACATCACGAGGCTGTCGCCCGACCGGATCTCCCACCGGGGGATCTCGAGGACGCTCCAGATCACGAGCCTGTTCTCCGGCCTCACGGTCTACGAGAACATCTGGGCGGCGGCGCAATCCCGCAAGCGCTTCTTCAACCCGCTCGCCCGCCCCGAGCGGTGGACGGACGTGCGGGAGAAGACCGGGGAGATGCTGGAGCTGACCGGCCTCGCGGACAAGGCGGGAACGGTCTGCTCGGAGCTCTCCTACGGCGACCAGCGGATCCTGGAGATGGGGATCGCGCTCAGCACGGGCCCGGAGCTGCTCCTGCTCGACGAGCCGACCGCCGGATTGAGCACGCAGGAGTCGATGGCGCTTGTGAGAAGGATGCGGGCGATGCTCCGGGGGCAGACGATCGTCCTCGTCGAACACGACATGGGCGTGGTGATGGAGCTGTCGGACCGGCTCACCGTGCTTCATTACGGGGAAGTGCTCGTCGAGGGGACCCCCGCCGAGATCATGGCGAACGACGAGGTCCGGAAGGTCTACCTTGGGACGTGA
- a CDS encoding branched-chain amino acid ABC transporter permease, whose amino-acid sequence MLPDKWKGTAFPLVFVLLTAVLAAVPFFVDLFYQTFLTEVLVWALFAISFDLIFGYVGLLSFGQALFFGLGGYAVAIPILKLGLGTGSGLLLSVAVPAAFAAFVGFFSVRLTGIHFVIITIIFALIGSTVGETWTTLTGGADGLVFMAPPLDLGVAKLDLMDIRTTYYLVLAIVALSYLFLRRMVRSPLGKVFVAIRENEERARLIGYNVRRYKLLAFVIAGGLSGLAGGLYTLSLKYASATFLHWSVSGHAVVYTIVGGAGTLVGPMLGAGLIMSLEHYLVKLLQATDLVVGAVLVSTLLLAPMGIVGFLLGRRK is encoded by the coding sequence ATGCTCCCCGACAAATGGAAAGGGACGGCGTTCCCTCTCGTGTTCGTCCTCCTGACGGCCGTCCTGGCCGCCGTCCCGTTCTTCGTGGATCTCTTCTACCAGACGTTCCTCACCGAGGTCCTGGTGTGGGCCCTGTTCGCCATCTCCTTCGACCTCATCTTCGGGTATGTGGGGCTCCTGAGTTTCGGACAGGCGCTCTTTTTCGGGCTGGGCGGCTACGCGGTGGCGATCCCGATCCTGAAGCTGGGACTGGGGACCGGGTCGGGGCTGCTCCTCTCGGTGGCGGTGCCGGCCGCGTTCGCGGCGTTCGTCGGCTTCTTCTCGGTGAGGCTCACCGGGATCCATTTCGTCATCATCACCATCATCTTCGCCCTGATCGGGAGCACCGTGGGGGAGACGTGGACCACGCTCACCGGCGGCGCCGACGGGCTCGTTTTCATGGCCCCGCCGCTGGACCTCGGCGTGGCGAAGCTGGACCTGATGGACATCCGCACGACCTACTACCTGGTCCTGGCGATCGTCGCCCTCTCCTATCTCTTCCTGCGCAGGATGGTCCGTTCGCCGCTGGGAAAGGTGTTCGTGGCGATCCGGGAGAACGAGGAGCGGGCGCGGCTGATCGGCTACAACGTCCGACGCTACAAGCTGCTGGCGTTCGTGATCGCGGGGGGGCTCTCCGGTCTGGCCGGCGGCCTTTACACCCTGAGCCTGAAGTACGCCTCGGCGACGTTCCTCCACTGGTCGGTTTCCGGCCATGCGGTGGTGTACACCATCGTGGGAGGGGCCGGGACGCTGGTGGGGCCGATGCTCGGCGCGGGGCTCATCATGTCGCTCGAGCACTACCTGGTGAAGCTGCTGCAGGCCACCGACCTCGTCGTCGGCGCGGTGCTGGTCTCGACGCTGCTCCTGGCGCCCATGGGGATCGTCGGGTTCCTCCTCGGGAGGAGGAAATAG